In one window of Candidatus Hydrogenedentota bacterium DNA:
- a CDS encoding PilZ domain-containing protein: protein MRYSGEERRRYARSRQGFPVVVDNGGPGVLNHIDNISANGVLCHTVKPIPLMTRMSIAIELPKPHNRRVECEGIVVRCDPHEVGDDHFKVAILYSKINDEDREAIFDFVEHDLAQPPVDDE, encoded by the coding sequence ATGCGGTATTCGGGCGAGGAACGGCGGCGATACGCGAGGAGCCGTCAGGGATTTCCGGTAGTTGTCGACAATGGCGGACCGGGAGTGTTGAACCATATCGACAACATCAGCGCTAACGGTGTGCTATGTCACACGGTCAAGCCGATTCCGCTGATGACCCGTATGAGCATCGCAATCGAACTGCCCAAACCTCACAATCGCCGAGTCGAGTGCGAAGGGATCGTTGTCCGTTGCGATCCGCACGAAGTGGGAGACGACCACTTCAAAGTTGCCATTTTGTACTCGAAGATCAATGACGAAGACCGGGAAGCGATTTTCGACTTTGTCGAGCACGATTTGGCGCAGCCCCCCGTTGACGATGAGTGA
- a CDS encoding type II secretion system F family protein encodes MAIKGDKPGAPGLKRVGAAKKGVTRKTGAKATFDLDEAVAAVEAPASYTSSLPAVMTKPLFGSTVKKKYVNDFLRQLIMLLDAGTSLLKSLTILSERSEQRALRELITDITRYVENGNALWQAFERHPREFDPVFVNLIKAGEASGTLTTVLRRVVKYRESEEMMGRRLAGAMWYPAILVTVCMLVLLLIAKVVIPEFKELFERLGASLPWYTTDFIAFVEFVSSMKFIVPVVIALVALYTFYRFWVRSPLNRLRADRIKLMIPVVGKSILRKSAIIEFTRSMSLLLRSGISMMVTLDLVRGAIQNQAVAQVMQRIRDSVERGEGIEQPLREAKALVPAVVTDMLVTGEESGQLEQIAEHIAETYEEEVEISIATLGELLQPILTIVIGLIVMTLFAALFVPMISLLDGLMASGAGGGSGV; translated from the coding sequence ATGGCCATTAAGGGCGATAAGCCGGGCGCTCCCGGGCTCAAGCGTGTGGGCGCCGCAAAGAAAGGCGTTACCCGCAAGACGGGCGCGAAGGCGACTTTTGACCTCGACGAGGCCGTGGCAGCAGTTGAGGCCCCGGCAAGTTACACGTCTTCACTTCCTGCCGTCATGACGAAGCCGCTGTTTGGCAGCACGGTAAAGAAGAAATACGTCAATGACTTCCTGCGCCAGCTGATTATGCTGTTGGACGCTGGCACGTCGCTGCTCAAGTCACTGACCATCCTTTCCGAACGCAGCGAACAACGCGCTCTTCGCGAACTGATTACCGACATCACCCGGTACGTCGAAAACGGCAACGCGCTGTGGCAAGCCTTCGAACGACATCCCCGCGAGTTCGACCCCGTGTTCGTCAACCTCATCAAAGCGGGTGAGGCAAGCGGTACGCTGACGACCGTCCTGCGCCGCGTTGTGAAGTACCGGGAAAGCGAAGAGATGATGGGACGCCGGCTGGCAGGCGCGATGTGGTATCCCGCTATCCTGGTAACCGTCTGCATGCTCGTGCTGCTGCTCATTGCGAAGGTGGTTATTCCGGAATTCAAAGAATTGTTCGAGCGTCTCGGCGCCAGCTTGCCTTGGTACACAACCGACTTCATCGCGTTCGTCGAGTTTGTCAGTTCGATGAAGTTCATTGTGCCTGTCGTAATTGCGCTCGTGGCGCTTTACACCTTCTATCGGTTTTGGGTACGCAGCCCGCTTAACCGCCTGCGCGCCGACCGCATAAAACTGATGATTCCGGTCGTGGGCAAGAGCATTCTGCGCAAATCGGCCATTATCGAGTTCACGCGCTCGATGTCACTGTTGCTGCGCAGCGGTATCTCCATGATGGTCACGCTCGATCTGGTGCGTGGGGCCATCCAGAACCAGGCCGTCGCTCAGGTCATGCAACGCATTCGTGACTCGGTCGAGCGCGGCGAGGGCATCGAACAACCCTTGCGCGAAGCGAAGGCCCTGGTCCCGGCGGTAGTCACCGACATGCTGGTAACCGGTGAAGAATCCGGTCAGCTCGAGCAGATTGCCGAGCATATTGCCGAGACCTATGAGGAAGAGGTCGAAATCTCCATCGCCACCTTGGGCGAATTGCTGCAACCCATTCTGACCATCGTCATCGGCTTGATCGTCATGACGCTGTTTGCGGCGCTCTTCGTGCCGATGATTTCGCTGCTGGATGGCTTGATGGCGTCTGGCGCAGGCGGCGGAAGCGGCGTATAG
- a CDS encoding iron ABC transporter permease: MADGVRRIAAGSRFPDRVLLVSTLLVLGLTIVYPVSRMVVQAVAHWQFEALTRGAGVAAVRNTLVISMLSVLTSGLVGTCMAFAFARISFPGRAIFAGLAYLPFTLPPLVGVVSFYYIIGRDGFVPRMLEQVSGVQGIHFDGPGAILLIHTYSFCVFFYAMVSAALESLDSAQLEAARTLGASRARVFFRVTVPQIMPALSGAALLTFMSSGASFSAPLIFGNNYPMLSVSVYEAQNRHDLADSMTLTVTLAAVSLLGVLLFRSRQKTRGGASKGVRVALRSAPARRFATVAGLLAVFLLLLPHLTIIWLSFVDHRAWHTEIVPTAMTIENYSTIFRDATAFRPIRNSLWMSAFAAAATLAVAVPAAYLIARKRPGGRLLNAVVMIPWALPGTVIAVNLIVAFNDRWLPLVGTVWMIPMAYFVRNIPLLTRMAAAAIEPFDATLIEAGRTLGGTPAFCFKRVVLPLLAPAIVAGGALVFATCLGEFVSSILLFSPANIPIAVRINEVLRGSGIGVAFAYSVFLMLLVGMTFVLARRFASRVI, translated from the coding sequence GTGGCCGATGGGGTGCGGCGCATAGCCGCGGGTTCGCGATTCCCCGATAGGGTCCTCCTCGTATCAACCCTGCTCGTATTAGGGCTAACCATCGTTTATCCCGTCTCCAGGATGGTGGTGCAAGCCGTCGCGCATTGGCAATTCGAAGCCTTGACCCGCGGCGCGGGCGTGGCGGCGGTCCGCAATACCCTCGTGATTTCCATGCTCTCGGTGTTGACGTCGGGACTCGTCGGGACATGCATGGCTTTCGCGTTTGCCCGCATTTCGTTTCCGGGCCGGGCCATCTTCGCGGGGTTAGCCTATCTGCCATTCACGTTGCCGCCGCTCGTGGGCGTTGTGAGCTTCTACTACATCATCGGCCGGGACGGATTTGTGCCTCGCATGCTGGAGCAAGTGTCAGGCGTTCAAGGGATACACTTTGACGGGCCCGGTGCGATACTTCTGATCCACACCTATTCCTTCTGTGTGTTTTTCTACGCCATGGTTTCTGCAGCACTCGAATCGCTCGATTCCGCCCAACTCGAAGCGGCGCGAACGCTTGGCGCGTCACGGGCACGAGTGTTCTTTCGCGTTACCGTTCCTCAGATTATGCCCGCGCTCTCGGGCGCGGCCCTGCTCACCTTCATGTCGTCGGGCGCTTCATTCAGTGCGCCGCTCATATTCGGAAACAACTATCCGATGTTGAGCGTGAGCGTCTATGAAGCGCAGAACCGCCACGATCTGGCCGATTCCATGACTCTGACGGTAACGCTCGCCGCCGTGTCGTTGCTGGGGGTGCTGCTGTTTCGGTCAAGGCAGAAGACACGGGGCGGGGCGTCGAAAGGCGTGCGTGTTGCGCTACGCAGCGCTCCAGCGAGGCGCTTTGCCACGGTCGCGGGATTGCTGGCCGTTTTCCTGCTCTTGCTGCCACATCTGACAATTATCTGGCTGTCGTTTGTGGATCATCGGGCGTGGCACACGGAGATTGTTCCCACTGCGATGACCATTGAAAACTACAGCACCATCTTTCGCGATGCGACGGCGTTTCGTCCGATACGCAACAGCCTATGGATGAGCGCGTTTGCCGCGGCCGCTACATTGGCTGTGGCCGTTCCCGCCGCCTATCTCATTGCGCGAAAGCGGCCGGGCGGACGTCTGCTGAATGCCGTCGTCATGATTCCCTGGGCCCTGCCGGGTACGGTGATTGCCGTGAATCTCATCGTCGCGTTCAATGATCGGTGGTTGCCGCTGGTCGGCACGGTCTGGATGATTCCGATGGCCTACTTTGTGCGGAACATACCGTTGCTTACGCGCATGGCCGCCGCCGCGATCGAGCCGTTCGACGCAACCCTCATCGAGGCGGGGCGTACGCTGGGCGGAACGCCGGCTTTCTGTTTCAAGCGTGTGGTATTGCCGCTGCTTGCGCCGGCCATCGTGGCGGGCGGGGCGCTTGTGTTTGCGACGTGCCTGGGCGAGTTTGTGTCGTCAATTCTATTGTTTTCGCCGGCAAACATCCCCATTGCCGTGCGAATCAATGAGGTGTTGCGAGGATCGGGGATTGGTGTGGCGTTCGCCTACAGTGTGTTCCTTATGCTGCTGGTTGGCATGACGTTCGTGCTGGCGCGCCGATTTGCATCCCGTGTCATCTGA
- a CDS encoding type II secretion system GspH family protein, with product MVRFKRGMCGSGTRRDAGYTLMEVIVALAVLSAATYLIVGAFTGSVQLGERSITSTVAAEFAEEQLAELQRNPGAFNWPDETAIAGGTFGKITPKNADAAATVNTATPPETLPSVERLKKREQNVYERLSWEAYARLPKPDSLVYEVSVKVKWTLGGREQLVVLTTAMPKHPAGSGA from the coding sequence GTGGTTCGATTCAAGCGAGGAATGTGCGGTTCGGGGACGCGGCGAGACGCCGGCTACACATTGATGGAAGTCATTGTGGCCCTGGCGGTCTTGAGCGCAGCAACCTACCTGATTGTTGGAGCCTTCACGGGCAGCGTTCAACTGGGTGAACGAAGTATCACCAGTACCGTTGCCGCCGAGTTTGCGGAAGAGCAACTCGCCGAACTCCAACGGAATCCCGGCGCATTTAATTGGCCCGACGAAACCGCCATTGCAGGCGGCACGTTCGGCAAAATCACTCCCAAGAATGCAGACGCGGCAGCGACCGTCAATACGGCTACACCTCCGGAAACACTCCCTTCGGTCGAACGGCTCAAGAAACGGGAGCAGAACGTATACGAAAGACTCTCATGGGAAGCGTATGCGAGGCTGCCCAAGCCCGATTCGCTCGTATACGAAGTAAGCGTGAAGGTTAAATGGACCCTGGGAGGACGCGAACAGTTGGTCGTACTGACCACCGCGATGCCCAAGCACCCGGCGGGGAGTGGCGCATGA
- a CDS encoding cellulase family glycosylhydrolase, translated as MISGGARAESIAELPEPTAAKLPRWRGFNLHSKFAGRNDKFDEREFALIQELGFNFVRLPMDYRGWVEPGDWTVFRESVLKEIDEAVGFGEKHGIHVQLNFHRAPGYTVAQPAEEKDLWKDEEAQRVCALHWAAFAKRYQGIPNRRLSFNLLNEPAIISGDVHRKVIERIVGEIRKEDASRLIVCDGRYWARTAPTELLGLGVAAATRGYEPMRISHHKAGWVDGADKWETPTYPLQTGTGRIDKQALYERNIVPWKDLEAKGVGVMVGEFGAHNQTPHGVVLAWLKDNLELWREAGWGWAQWCFTGSFGILDSERADVTYEEWNGHKLDRAMLDLLKAES; from the coding sequence ATGATATCTGGCGGCGCGAGGGCCGAGTCGATTGCTGAGTTGCCCGAACCGACAGCGGCCAAGCTTCCGCGGTGGCGTGGGTTCAACCTCCATTCGAAGTTTGCAGGGCGCAACGACAAATTCGACGAGCGGGAGTTCGCGCTCATTCAGGAACTGGGTTTCAACTTCGTGCGCCTTCCCATGGACTATCGCGGCTGGGTCGAACCCGGCGATTGGACCGTGTTTCGCGAATCGGTGCTGAAGGAGATCGACGAAGCCGTGGGGTTTGGCGAGAAGCACGGAATCCACGTGCAGCTGAACTTCCACCGCGCGCCAGGGTACACCGTGGCGCAGCCCGCGGAAGAGAAAGACCTGTGGAAAGACGAGGAGGCCCAACGTGTTTGCGCGCTGCACTGGGCGGCGTTTGCCAAACGCTACCAGGGGATTCCGAACCGGCGGCTCAGCTTCAACTTGCTCAACGAGCCCGCGATCATTTCCGGCGACGTACACCGCAAGGTCATCGAACGCATTGTAGGTGAGATTCGAAAGGAAGATGCATCGCGCTTAATCGTGTGCGACGGTCGCTATTGGGCGCGAACGGCGCCCACCGAACTGCTGGGCTTAGGCGTGGCAGCGGCGACGCGAGGGTACGAGCCGATGCGCATCTCGCACCACAAGGCCGGTTGGGTCGACGGGGCTGACAAGTGGGAGACTCCCACCTACCCGTTGCAGACCGGAACCGGACGTATCGACAAGCAGGCCCTCTACGAGAGAAACATCGTGCCGTGGAAGGATCTGGAGGCCAAGGGTGTCGGGGTCATGGTTGGCGAGTTTGGCGCGCACAACCAGACTCCGCACGGCGTCGTGCTCGCGTGGCTCAAGGACAACCTCGAGCTTTGGCGCGAGGCCGGATGGGGTTGGGCGCAGTGGTGCTTCACCGGGTCATTTGGGATCTTGGATAGTGAGCGCGCGGATGTGACGTACGAAGAGTGGAACGGGCACAAGCTCGACCGCGCTATGCTGGACCTGCTGAAGGCGGAGAGTTGA
- a CDS encoding glycoside hydrolase, which produces MTMRKIDMMLTALLLALAMQAGADEPNVTRSFVFQGAGENALACGPVLTVAPNGDWLCAWLGGGRAEPAPENGAVVTRSADGGKTWSTPAVVLPRPGTILELYCVGARVWALGFEYDADSNYTVKRPCRMFSDDNGTTWSAPEYLQTTRQNVAIESHVLLANGEWLSPAYFMEPRAEPLPGGTRREYTHTIGCCVAISKDEGATFETNDEGRVVLHGSIDNRPLGLHEPRLVQLGSGRVLMLMRANFDGHLWQAHSDDNGRTWSEATQMSIPNPSAKVWVGQIGDGRIGLALNPSEKRRDPLELWVSSDDAQTWPVHVALDRYENYTALTAPGERHDAGPGWGKGGAWPGNLSYPFAMLRDGTLHIVYDVARRDVVMANIRVHAIPQN; this is translated from the coding sequence GTGACAATGCGGAAAATCGACATGATGCTCACGGCACTTCTGCTAGCGCTTGCCATGCAGGCAGGCGCGGACGAACCGAATGTGACGCGGTCATTCGTGTTCCAGGGGGCCGGTGAAAATGCGTTGGCGTGCGGCCCGGTATTGACGGTTGCGCCGAACGGGGATTGGTTGTGCGCGTGGCTGGGCGGTGGCAGGGCGGAGCCGGCCCCGGAAAATGGGGCCGTCGTCACGCGTTCTGCCGATGGCGGCAAGACATGGTCAACGCCCGCCGTGGTATTGCCGCGACCCGGCACAATACTTGAGCTTTATTGCGTGGGCGCGCGTGTGTGGGCGCTGGGATTCGAATACGACGCCGACTCGAACTACACGGTCAAACGGCCCTGCCGGATGTTTAGCGACGACAACGGGACGACGTGGAGCGCGCCGGAATACCTCCAAACGACGCGCCAGAACGTGGCAATCGAATCGCATGTCCTTCTCGCAAACGGCGAGTGGCTGTCTCCCGCCTACTTCATGGAACCGCGCGCCGAGCCGCTACCCGGCGGCACGCGCCGCGAGTACACGCACACCATCGGTTGTTGCGTTGCGATCAGCAAGGACGAGGGCGCGACGTTCGAAACGAACGACGAGGGCCGCGTGGTGCTGCACGGTTCCATCGACAACCGGCCGTTGGGACTTCACGAACCACGCCTGGTGCAACTGGGTTCGGGGCGCGTGCTGATGCTGATGCGGGCAAATTTTGACGGGCATTTGTGGCAGGCGCATAGCGACGATAACGGGCGCACATGGAGCGAGGCCACCCAGATGAGCATTCCGAACCCTTCTGCGAAAGTATGGGTGGGACAAATCGGCGACGGACGGATCGGCCTTGCGCTTAACCCTTCGGAGAAGCGCCGCGATCCGCTTGAGTTGTGGGTCTCTTCCGACGATGCGCAGACGTGGCCCGTGCACGTGGCGCTTGACCGCTACGAGAACTATACGGCGCTGACCGCGCCCGGAGAACGTCACGACGCCGGTCCGGGATGGGGAAAGGGCGGCGCTTGGCCGGGTAATCTCTCCTACCCCTTTGCCATGCTGCGCGACGGCACGCTGCACATCGTTTACGATGTGGCCCGTCGTGACGTGGTCATGGCGAATATTCGAGTCCATGCCATCCCGCAGAACTGA
- a CDS encoding general secretion pathway protein GspK — MSTKPRYAVNSHFRRSDAGTALVLALGLLAVFAMLSVAWVDFMVIENKDTELDLAAMRAEQAAAGGVQNALASLEAAVAAGTSATAVASPIELEFPVYTKDLPAQNSLVANENILVKTTVTVTEESSKVNLNFAPPKVLCRVLGVSLDQARQIRSNLPRIDGSPASPEDAVSRRWLSNADELVLRGLMKPSAYAAVDASLITVHSVADPNNAAAFINVNTAPIPVLEAILDITPETAAAVASARPFESIDALAAAAGKGPEAFNLRQETAAPGTLPQELSFSPRAWRIVSESEVQHTYTDRPSKSMGSARVEAVVALDAQGASHITYWNQGRS, encoded by the coding sequence ATGTCGACTAAACCGCGATACGCCGTGAATTCACACTTCCGCCGTTCCGACGCGGGCACAGCGCTCGTTCTGGCGCTGGGTTTGCTCGCCGTTTTCGCCATGCTGTCCGTCGCGTGGGTGGACTTCATGGTCATTGAGAACAAAGACACGGAACTGGACCTGGCGGCCATGCGCGCGGAACAGGCTGCGGCGGGCGGTGTACAAAACGCGTTGGCATCTCTGGAGGCGGCCGTCGCAGCGGGAACATCAGCCACAGCGGTAGCCTCCCCGATCGAACTGGAATTCCCGGTCTACACCAAGGATCTTCCGGCTCAGAATTCCTTGGTCGCCAACGAGAACATTCTCGTCAAAACGACAGTGACCGTGACCGAAGAATCGTCGAAGGTCAATCTGAATTTCGCGCCGCCCAAGGTGTTGTGCCGCGTATTGGGCGTAAGCCTCGATCAGGCCCGCCAGATCCGCAGCAACCTGCCGCGTATCGATGGCAGTCCGGCGTCTCCGGAAGATGCCGTCAGCCGCCGCTGGCTCAGCAATGCGGACGAATTGGTGCTGCGCGGTCTCATGAAACCCAGCGCGTACGCGGCGGTCGACGCCAGTCTGATTACCGTACATTCTGTGGCGGATCCGAACAATGCCGCTGCATTTATCAATGTGAACACGGCGCCGATTCCGGTGCTGGAAGCCATCTTGGACATCACGCCGGAAACTGCGGCCGCCGTCGCCAGTGCGCGTCCATTCGAATCCATCGACGCGCTTGCCGCGGCTGCGGGCAAGGGACCCGAGGCATTCAACCTGCGCCAGGAAACGGCCGCGCCGGGCACGCTGCCGCAGGAACTGAGTTTTTCGCCGCGCGCTTGGCGCATTGTCAGCGAGAGCGAAGTACAGCACACGTATACCGACCGCCCATCGAAGTCGATGGGGTCGGCGCGCGTCGAAGCTGTGGTTGCGCTCGATGCGCAAGGCGCTTCGCATATTACGTATTGGAATCAAGGGCGCTCGTAG
- the mtnA gene encoding S-methyl-5-thioribose-1-phosphate isomerase, with protein MGHTGSVEVFFVPSSTVRWDQGRLIIIDQTLLPTEFKEIELRTSEDVWEAIKSLRVRGAPAIGVCAAFGVLVGVREKEASSPERIIEAVRETAGYLATSRPTAVNLFWALDRMRDVAERAFAGGHGHDLLSILEQEALEIYDEDTRRCRAIGEHGAPLIRDGDGVLTHCNAGGLATASYGTALAVMFRAHELGRSFQVFADETRPLLQGARLTAWELLQAGIDVTLICDNMAAQVMKEGRIQLVVVGADRIAANGDTANKIGTYSVALIAKAHGIPFYVAAPISTIDPTLDTGDQIPIEQRLPDEVTHGFGKQTAPEGVKVYNPAFDVTPASLISGIITERGIIRAPYRDGIAAYTGVEFATF; from the coding sequence ATGGGGCATACTGGAAGTGTGGAGGTCTTTTTCGTGCCCTCAAGTACTGTCCGCTGGGATCAAGGCCGCTTGATCATTATCGATCAGACTCTTCTGCCTACGGAGTTCAAGGAAATTGAACTCCGCACGTCTGAAGACGTTTGGGAAGCCATCAAGTCTCTTCGTGTGCGTGGCGCGCCTGCCATTGGCGTCTGCGCCGCGTTTGGTGTTCTCGTTGGCGTGCGTGAAAAGGAAGCCAGTTCCCCCGAGCGCATCATTGAAGCGGTTCGCGAGACGGCCGGCTACCTTGCTACTTCCCGGCCAACGGCTGTCAATCTCTTCTGGGCATTGGATCGCATGCGCGACGTCGCCGAACGCGCGTTCGCCGGCGGCCATGGCCACGATCTGCTGTCAATCCTCGAACAGGAAGCCCTAGAAATCTACGACGAAGACACGCGCCGCTGCCGGGCTATCGGAGAGCACGGTGCGCCGTTGATTCGCGACGGAGACGGCGTGCTCACTCACTGCAATGCTGGTGGTCTCGCCACGGCCTCCTACGGTACGGCCTTGGCCGTTATGTTCCGCGCACATGAATTGGGGCGCTCGTTTCAGGTGTTTGCGGATGAAACGCGCCCCTTGCTTCAGGGCGCAAGGTTAACCGCATGGGAACTCCTCCAGGCGGGCATCGACGTCACGCTCATCTGCGACAACATGGCCGCGCAAGTAATGAAGGAAGGCCGGATTCAATTGGTCGTCGTCGGCGCGGACCGCATTGCCGCCAACGGCGATACCGCGAATAAGATCGGCACGTACAGCGTGGCCCTCATCGCAAAGGCCCACGGCATTCCCTTCTATGTTGCCGCGCCGATTTCCACCATCGACCCAACCCTCGACACGGGCGATCAGATTCCAATCGAGCAGCGCCTGCCCGATGAAGTCACTCACGGCTTCGGCAAGCAAACGGCCCCTGAAGGGGTCAAGGTGTACAACCCGGCATTCGACGTGACGCCGGCTTCCCTGATTTCGGGAATCATTACGGAGCGGGGCATTATCCGCGCGCCGTATCGAGATGGTATCGCAGCCTACACAGGAGTCGAGTTTGCCACTTTCTAG
- a CDS encoding MFS transporter, translating into MNKWFQPKETIAPVEVAHGLRMLLYDGAFAQTMTVFTTGAFLISFALELGASNALVGMIAAVTPLSQMFQIPAMFLVEKVRNRKRVVMLTALISRTFWIAIASIPWIVPEPFRLWCLLGFLVMFFGLANIAGCAWNSWMRDFVPITGFGTFFGRRMALATFVGAVLSLAAGFGVDTYRHYYENAFGAYTALFLVATLSGYLSVYFVSRVPEPVMQPNVELSLWTILGQPFRDVNFRKVLVFLGCWNCAVNFATPFFAVYLLKELHMSMAWVIGLTVVSQSFNVLFYRIWGRLADRFSNKSVLSVSAPLYLICFLMWPFTTMPEPTVLTIPLLFAIHILAGISTAGVTLCTANIALKLAPYGKATAYVAVNALVSGMVATLAPICAGIVADYFTPYELMVSLTWLYWKEGRVAFEMPTVDVRGLDFVFLIAFALGVIAMQRLIRVKEEGEVEEGIIRQALFSEMRQMVQNMSTVPGVRHITNFPYGSLKQWRKRRREEDRWRP; encoded by the coding sequence ATGAACAAGTGGTTTCAGCCTAAAGAGACAATCGCACCCGTCGAGGTGGCCCACGGCCTTCGTATGCTTTTGTACGATGGCGCATTTGCCCAGACGATGACCGTGTTTACGACGGGGGCATTCCTGATCAGTTTTGCGTTGGAGTTGGGGGCGTCCAACGCCCTTGTGGGGATGATCGCTGCAGTAACGCCGCTGTCTCAGATGTTTCAAATCCCCGCCATGTTTCTTGTGGAGAAAGTCCGCAACCGCAAGCGGGTTGTCATGTTGACGGCCTTGATCAGCCGGACCTTCTGGATTGCCATCGCATCCATTCCCTGGATTGTTCCTGAACCGTTCCGACTCTGGTGTCTGCTGGGCTTTCTCGTGATGTTCTTCGGGCTGGCCAATATCGCGGGGTGCGCCTGGAATTCGTGGATGCGCGATTTTGTGCCGATTACGGGTTTTGGGACCTTCTTCGGGCGCCGCATGGCGCTGGCGACCTTTGTGGGGGCCGTCCTCAGTCTGGCCGCGGGATTCGGCGTAGACACGTACCGGCATTACTACGAAAACGCATTCGGCGCCTACACGGCCCTATTTCTGGTTGCCACGTTGTCGGGTTATCTCAGCGTGTATTTTGTTAGCCGCGTGCCGGAGCCCGTCATGCAGCCCAATGTTGAGCTGAGCCTATGGACGATACTCGGCCAGCCATTTCGCGATGTGAACTTCCGAAAGGTACTGGTCTTCTTGGGGTGCTGGAATTGCGCTGTGAACTTTGCCACCCCGTTCTTCGCAGTCTATCTGTTGAAGGAACTGCACATGTCGATGGCGTGGGTGATCGGGCTTACGGTTGTCAGCCAGTCGTTTAACGTCCTCTTTTACCGGATATGGGGACGGTTAGCGGATCGCTTCAGCAACAAGTCGGTCTTGTCCGTATCAGCTCCGCTTTACTTAATTTGCTTCCTTATGTGGCCGTTCACCACCATGCCCGAGCCTACCGTGCTGACGATTCCGTTGCTGTTTGCGATACACATCCTGGCAGGCATTTCCACCGCGGGTGTGACACTTTGCACCGCCAATATTGCGCTCAAGCTCGCCCCCTATGGGAAAGCGACGGCCTACGTGGCGGTGAATGCGCTTGTCTCCGGAATGGTGGCCACGTTGGCGCCGATATGCGCGGGAATTGTCGCGGATTACTTCACCCCCTACGAGTTGATGGTATCGTTGACCTGGCTTTATTGGAAGGAAGGCCGAGTGGCATTCGAGATGCCGACGGTGGATGTGCGCGGTCTGGATTTTGTGTTCCTGATTGCGTTTGCGCTGGGCGTCATTGCCATGCAGCGTTTGATTCGGGTCAAGGAAGAGGGCGAGGTGGAAGAAGGGATCATCCGCCAGGCTCTTTTCTCAGAAATGCGTCAGATGGTGCAGAACATGTCCACCGTGCCTGGCGTGCGCCATATTACAAACTTCCCCTACGGCTCCCTGAAGCAGTGGCGCAAACGCCGCCGTGAAGAGGATCGCTGGCGGCCCTGA
- a CDS encoding prepilin-type N-terminal cleavage/methylation domain-containing protein, which translates to MNGKNASRGFTLIELLVVLAILGVVSTVGFVIFGRMNGYWGDLRTRTALEREADNILDNMRQDFGAVVSTKLIAARLVGEEAASGVSVLSFPIESQTANGQKTASIVKYSLDSGLKRALADPLSPESQLSATVLGSGVTQFRVEYSGANGAWQSTWNEPVLPKSVRVSLAVVDTDNPEQEQVARKAVFNIHVD; encoded by the coding sequence ATGAACGGCAAGAATGCTTCCCGCGGTTTTACGCTCATCGAGCTGCTTGTGGTTCTCGCCATTTTGGGCGTCGTATCCACGGTCGGTTTTGTCATCTTCGGCCGCATGAACGGGTATTGGGGCGACCTCCGGACCCGGACGGCCCTTGAGCGTGAAGCCGACAACATCCTCGATAACATGCGCCAAGACTTTGGCGCCGTAGTTTCCACCAAGCTCATCGCCGCGCGCCTGGTCGGCGAAGAGGCCGCCTCTGGGGTGTCCGTCCTTTCGTTTCCGATTGAATCGCAGACAGCGAACGGTCAGAAGACCGCTTCTATCGTCAAATATAGTCTTGATTCTGGACTTAAGCGAGCCTTGGCCGATCCGTTGAGCCCCGAATCGCAGCTCTCCGCGACCGTCCTGGGCAGCGGGGTCACGCAATTTCGCGTGGAATACTCCGGGGCGAATGGAGCGTGGCAAAGCACGTGGAACGAGCCCGTACTGCCCAAATCAGTCCGCGTGAGCCTTGCCGTCGTCGATACCGACAATCCTGAACAAGAGCAGGTCGCCCGAAAGGCGGTGTTTAACATCCATGTCGACTAA